ACAAAAACATCTAATCAGAAATTTGTTATTTAATTCTTTTAATACCAACATTGCCTGTTCTGCACTGTGGGTTGCATTTACCCAGTGTTTGTTTCATCAGGTCctggacaataaaaaaaagctgtttcaaCTAGTTTGTTGTGTCAACCCTCGAGGGTTTAACGGCAGAATTGTGCTGTTCTGTTTGCCTTTGGTGTGACTTCTCTCAAAAGATACATGGGACGATGTCACCCAGAGTAACTTGTTATTATCGTGTTATCATAATtcgacaaaaacacagagaccaGCCACTTCCCTATAGCAAAATGGACACGATTCACAGGAAACAGATTGCAGATTTGGGGATGTTTCAACTTTGAAAACCTTTATCTCTTAAAGTTGACGGCGCTACCAGAGAAGTAGACACAGTGGTGTTCGTGGATTTGGTGTAAATGTGAAAGCTGAGTGCAACAAGTTAATGCTCCTTCTCCAGGCATTCTGAGAAATGTACGTAGTCGATAACTGAAGTAGAAGTAGATGACGCAAAGGGTCAAAATGAAtccaaacagaagaaaagaccCCCTTAAAATCCACTTGACTTCACAGTCTGATGATATCTGCAATTTCCTCACAGTGGagagtgatttctttttttctggcttcTTTCCTCAAATCAATATGACACAAATCTTTCCTCTAATCCTCTGAACCGATTCCTGTCCCGCCAGTCAAAGACCTGCCGCTGCCCAGGTTCGTGGTGGGGAAGAACGAGGCAGAGGCGAGGCACGTGGCGCTGTACCAGGACACGGACAGCCAGGGTTTGTACCCGGCGTCCGCCGCGGCAGTCATGCCTAGACCACCCGGCAGGGGGCTCCAGAACAAGAAAGCTCCTCCGCCCTCTACCTCGCTTCCCGTCCATGAGGTCGTCCAGCCCCTGGCAGCCAGCGTAGAACCACAGGTGCGTTGTTCAACTATCCTTATGTAAGCACGACTGTTTAGACAACTTATCTTTTGCTTTTAACGCAGAAATCCACAATCTACTTCGATATTAAAAGAGGGTATACTGTAGGTGAAagccttcttcctttttctgcttttattttccgACAAAAACTGCTCTGCAAAAACTGCGTTATTATGGACTTTACCATTCTTTATCTTTTGGTGAAAattgcacacacattttatttcctgcTACAACTGAAGCAAGTAATTATTAGAGATATGCTACTGGAATACTGCTGCATTTCCTGTCTTTATTCCTGTGTATGTTTGATAGCTTCTAGCTCATTAGAATATCTGAAGTTCTCGGCTGCtggcttctcttttctttactgTCTCATCTtgtcctcctcagctcctcataATCTATTTGCATCTAGCTTTTCAAGTTGCATCTATTTCCGTTGACTGTGGCATGTTCAAGATAATAACCTTGTACTATTTGAGACGGGATCTCATGTGAAGCCATAATAAGACAGTAGTGGCCACACTTTTGCACGCAGAGATTCTGTCTCTTCATTTGTGTCAAAATACGGTGGATTTGATTGTATTTTCTACGCGTTAACAGCCCGAACCGACGTCCCCAGTAGTCTCCCCTGACCAgtctccccccacctcccctccctcctggaGGAAACACAAGCGGCAGCACAGTGGGGGAAACGTAGACAGACCGCCGGTGGTGGCTGCAGCGGGAGCCGTGTGGACGCAGTTCAGGGAACCACAAACAGGTAACATCCGCTGACCTTCTGCTTCGGAATATTCTGTTATCAATAACGGGGATGTCACAAGCGCTATTGTGAGTTGAGATCAGCAATGAGGTTCGACTGTGGtcaaaatctgttttcatgGTTCATTGGGGCTGCCTGACctgaaaaaaactttcaaaaagcTGATAAGTTACAGCAAAAGAATGATTCATATGTAGATTAAGACTCAAAGGAGGTGAGTATTAGATGTTCAAAGCTCTTCTGTAGTGTGATTTACATGagttctgttatttatttaaatttatctGTCATCTGTTTGTGGAACATCAATCTTATGTCAGCGGGCCTGATATTTTCACTGTAGGGCCAGATTGTGGCGTGTTATCTTTTTTGAATTAAAGTAGAGCTACAACGATTAGTCGATTGataacaaattaaatgtcaatTACTaatttttgtcagaaaaaatactaaaattctctgttttctcttagCTTGAAAATCGCTATTTCGATTCATTGAGAAACTAGTCATCAGATTAATggctaatggaaaaaaaacaacattagttGCCTTAGGTTAAACTTAGCAACTACCATATTTCcataatgaaaaaatgtgaGAGACCTGGCAGAAAAGTGCCACTCATTCGGATTATAGTGATAACGAGTCAGCATGTGAAGCACGgtggttgtgtttgtcatttcctGCTGTTTGCAGCTGGCACATACTCTTAATAATACTTGCTGAGACAGGCAGTTACTGCAGTTAGTCATTAGGGGAACAGAGTCGACGTTAGACTCGTGGAAATTTCGAGAGGATAttaccccaaaaaaaagaatgttatGGAAACACCATTTTCTAGAGCTGCAAGTTATTTTCCAAGCAAAGATTCCAAACATTTGCTTATTGCAGTTTCTAAAATGTTagatttttaaatgtctttgtcatatatgacagtaaactgaatatcattACACAAATTGGTCTTTTGCGAATTTCTGACCTTTTTTATCGACAAAAGTTTAATGGAGAAAGTGATTGTTAGTTGGAGCCATGATCCTTTCTgaatgtttctttgtgtgtgcacagaatGTGACTGTaggttttcctctctttccttcccacAGCTCCAGTGTCTGCTGAGGGCATGTGGGCGTCCCACTCGCCTCCCCCACCAGGTCAGGAAAGTTGGGTCAGTTTTACAGCGGACACCCCGCCATCCAGCACGCTCCCCGGAATGCATCCCTCGTCAGTCCAGGTAAGGgcacaaaactgaaaactgtaGTTTGTGCGAGTCgcttgttgttgctgcagtttGGCTTCACTTGTTCTGTGTGAAAGCaaaccttctcttttcttttaaccctTATAGTGATTAACAAATTAGGCCACAAATCATTGTTACGGCCATAACATTTGCTATGatgctaaaaaaaatctgcatattTGTCTTTCACCAATCCACATctacaaaatgcagcaaacgCTAACATATTAGTGAGGCTTACATGACACACCAGTGACCTTCTTGAGATAAtacaataagtacaaaaacaGCATCATCAATCTCTTTCAGCAAATGGAAAGTCGCCATCAGACACCGCAAACTTAAAGCATAAGATATCACTCTAACCACAGTGGTGCACTCAGTGCTGTACTGAAACTCAGGCAGCTTGAAGGACATTGCTCAGGCAGATCAAGGAACTGTGAAAGCTCCTGTACCCAGCAGCTAATTTTATATATCTGCCAATTTGGTTATGTATTTCAGTGTGGCTGTCAGCAGCATAACTCAAAAACAGCTCAATACATTTCCATGGAATTTTGTGGATGGGTGGGGCATAACCCAAAGAGGGAACCCATTTAACTTTGGAGTGGATCCGGATAAACTGGCGGAGCCAggaatttttttcacttttaaaaataagGATAGGGCGTTCTCTGCCATCTCCCTTCTCAGACAATGTTATCTTCTGTCAGTAgaacttttgtcttttctcctaGTCCAATTTCTCAGaattttagttaaaaaaaagtttagttaAATTTTTTGCAGTCCTGACTGATATCAGAAAGATGCATACAATAGATACCATCAATAAAGAAACCACACTTAGATGAGAGTTTTATCCTAACTAATGCATCTTAACTGGGTGCTACTTTCtcaattgtttttgtaaacgtgtgttttgtgtgactgatacctgctgctgtaacgccggaatttcccagtttgggatcaatgaAGTTCATCGGcctatcgatctatctatccatGTGGTTTCTGCCAGGAAAGCACGACGATACGAACAGTGGCCTCGGCGGCAATGACCAATGAGATCCAGCGACAGTCCAGCGGCTACGACGACCCGTGGAAGATCACGGACGAGCAGCGACAGTATTATATTAACCAGTTCAAAACCATTCAGCCAGACCTCACCGGCTTCATACCTGGTAGGaaaaatgcacaacaaaaaaccacaacaacaaaaaaccaagCTCTGTGTTAAACAATGACTGTTTGAATCCTCACCTCTCTGATTCTGTGTGTCCTTAGGTTCCGCAGCAAAAGAGTTCTTCACCAAATCAAAACTACCGATTTTAGAGCTGTCGCATATTTGGTGAGTTGTCACTGTCTCTGCTACGGCTGTCTAGGAGATTTAGTGCAATTTATTTCAACTTGGACAGATTTCTTTACTTCCTCTGTCAGAATGTAGTGCTACTAATTTACTTCTGTGTGCAGCCTGTCTTGAAGTTGCACAGCTCGCTTATATGTGTGATATGAAACCAAGTTAGACCTCGTCATTGTTTTAAAGGGGAATAAAATGTTCCAGGATAATTACACAGTTAATCAGTGCATATCAAAACACAGTTGTCAACTCATGCTACTGCTCTCACAGGCTTGTTTGCGTAGGAGCGAGaattaattccatttttttcacagcttgTTTTGAGCAGGACTCATTATTCTGGAATCATGAGCTTTGCACACCGAACGTGTATAAATGGGGAGTAAATCTTCCATGATTTTATGCATCTTACACAGCGAACGAGCAAAAGCTGGAGTTGACTTTTTGAACGATGTGGTGAAGATAAAGGCGACTGATCCATTCCGAAAAAGCTCTGTAGCTGCAGCTTCATCTTTGTGGTGCGTTTTGTCAGAAACTGCAGACTCACTAATTTGCATTGCGTGTTTTGAAGGGAGCTGTCAGACTTCGACAAAGACGGAGCGCTCACGCTGGATGAGTTCTGCGCCGCCTTTCACCTGGTCGTGGCCAGGAAGAACGGCTATGACCTCCCAGAGAAGCTGCCCGAGAGCCTGATGCCAAAGCTGATCGACCTGGATGACTCAGCAGGTGAACGGACtcgctctgctctctctctgttgttccCTCCCCTTAAATTTATCTCAACCTTAGGTCTCATATAAAATCTGTCAGGTCACGGCAGCACTGCGGCGGGCAAAACCTGCCTCTCGTCGGTTGTAGTTCATTCATTTAACGGGGCTGTAGTTTTCATGATGGAGCTACGTACTCTGCAAACAGCAACGATCGCATGCATAACAAAGTGTTTTGCTATTgaaacaaagttgttgtttttttaaattcattatagCTTTGGTTGCTTCTTACAAAATGTTATGTTTCTGAAAAGGAAATTGAACAATTACTTTCTTGGATAAAACCAGAAATCAAGTCagttgagaaaatgactctacctctcacttgatttataaagcagtaaacattttcctggtgTGTTTATGGACTGTAGGAAACCCCATATACTTCAGGGTCCAAGAGTCTGAGACTCCATTTTACCATCCACTTCAGACCCCGATGTGTACTTGTCTGACCCGTATGTACTGTCTCTCACACAGAAGTCCCAGAGCAAACTGCTGACGTCGGATACTCGGGCTCTCCGGTGGAGGTCACCCCCAACAAGTCTCCCTCCATGCCTTCGCTCAACCAGGCCTGGCAAGAGATGAACCCGAACAATGAGGTtccaacatgcacacacacttgattaCCTATTGTacttttcacacacagacacacactcaatgTGAGCTCTGCgtctgttttgcttttgcctCGTTTGCATTTTAATCACCCGTCATAATTTGCCCAGGGTTAAATGGTCGTGACGGTGCCTTTTCTTAATCCATCAAATCAACCGGCGCTCCATCcttttcattatcatcatcaaacaTAACGACTGATAATTCGCcacctcttcccctctcttcttgGACTGCGGTGGTTCTGTGTGAAAGTTCGGCCACGTCTGCTCTGTTTCCCCCGCCCCTGCTGCTGATGTCACGTCAGCCGACGACGGGTGACGTGACATCACGGACAGCTATGGCGGCTCAGACTGATGATGTAaatgtgtgatgtcactgcacTTTGGCTGActgacattgttgttgttgtttttttctcactgtcttgtctgtctgtctcctgcagCAATGGGAGACGTTTAGCGAGCGCTCCTCCAGCTCACAAACTCTGACCCAATTTGACTCTAACATTGCACCAGCTGACCCTGTAAGTCGATCACTTAGTAATGCATGGTTCCACCATTAATGGAAGGACATTAACCCTCTCTGGATATCTCTCgcactctctatctctctctccaccttcctctttctctctctttctttcttttcatgtcaCTGTCTTTGTGCATGATGTTCTTTCCAAGTACAGTCTGCTGCATCAGcagtgttgtgatttggctGGCTTAGCTTCttcacctattttttttttcctacagtgACATCCACTAGTGCATTTGTATATTGTGCCAGATAATATTTCCATGTATGGTTATTGTTGTAAGCATGCAAAATTGTGATTTACAGTCAAACTGTCTGAGTAGtagaagttattttttttgtctctcaggCAGAATTTATTCTCCCTACAGCAATAATCGGCTCTGGAATGGCTCTACGTAATTAGTCTGATGAAAAGTGAAGTATTGGCCTCCAAAATTTGCCTCactgcattttttaaagattgctTCTAAGTGCGCTGTAATCCTGGGCTTAAATCCCAGGAATAAAAACCCctgagcaaaaaacaaaacagtgacatAAAACTTTACCCCTTACATCTTTTGATTTATAACTTTACCTTCCCCACAGTAAAAACGTATACCCgaaatatttcccaaaaaatgCAGCTCATCGATTTACCAAGTAGATGTAACGTAcaagaagtattcagatccatTAGTAAAAGTAGCTTCACTGAACATGAAATATTCCATTACAACAAAAGTTGCATTGAAAATGGCAATTAATTAGAAATAAGTTTTTGTGACTCACACGTTCctattagattagattagattaaactttattgtcatttggaAGAGCTCAAGTACAGAaccaatgaaatgcagttgacatccaaccagaagtgcaaaagaagCATTAAATACCAAAATATTATTGCATTAGTATTGCCAAGCAGCATTTAAATGTTGTAATTAGATAATTCCAACTACTTATGTTGTCGGGTAGTTTAGGGTATAACAAGACAACAACATAATGTTTATAGGATGATCATATATTTTGTGGGTCAAGTATTTATCTGCAAAATATCTACAGTAGTAACAAAAGCCTAAAAACTGAATGtagtaaaaatgtaatcttaTATTTCACATAACCAACCAGCATCGACACAGGAGCggcaaccaaccaactgacgGACCAGGGCTGCTATTTGTCAAATAGCAGTTCAGTTAATGATGGACATGGAATCAACGGACAAAGCGATTTTGATCGTATCTCTTTCTATGAAACATGTCCGTCTCCCTTCATAAATCTGCCAGGCGCACCTCCTGactctctcttgtctgtctatctttgtctgtctgtcctccaggACACGGCCATCGTTCACCCAGTTCCCATCCGGATGACACCTAGTAAGATCCACATGCAGGAGATGGAGCTGAAGAGGACTGGCAGTGGTGAGAGAGAAACCTTTGGTGATCAGGCTTATGCTACTAAAAACACTGGGGGTCAAACAGATTAAGACGGCCACCTGTTATGAACACATCCTGTACAGCTGACTTCAGTCGACTCAAtacctttcccctctctgttctttctctcACCTGTAGACAACAACCACCCGACCAGTCCTCTGCTCACCAAACCTCCAGAACTCGATGAAGAAGCCAAACTACCTGCCTCCATGAAGTTTGTAGCCGCCAACACTGTAGGTGAGTGAACTAAGCGTTGACGTACAAGAAGGTGCACACTGTTTCTAAAAACTGCaagaaaaatcttttgaaaGCAAATAAACAGCGGATGTGTATGAACTAGCTCCTTTATTGTTATGAATGGCATATTGTGAGTGTGACAGATTTGGTTTATGATTTGAGTTATGTCAGAAGATTTTTTCGGGGGCCACTGAAACTTTTCGCATAAGTTCGTGGATTATaaattctataaaaaaaaaattgttaatgaGGTCCAtcttactgttttcattttatgctatgttaatattatatttctgtgaAGTTTATGTGGTGAGTTGGTTGacggtggggtttttttgtgtccatGAAGGTGAAGGTTATAGCAGTTCAGACTCCTTCACATCAGACCCGGAGCCAATCACGAGACAAAGGTCAGTAGCTATCACcgcatcatttttttcatccattcatctatctatttatttatttatttaaataggTTAAGTAATACGTTTAGATTTGTATCCATGATTCTAGAAAaaatttaatgttttgtgtccAGGTCTCAGTCGGGTACGTCTCCAGAACCTCTGAAGGTGgtggcccctcctcctcctccgcctcgccCTCACCCCACTCACTCTCGCTCCTCGTCTCTGGACATGAACCGCACCTTCGCTGCCACATCGGCCGCGGGACAAGCACAAGCGTCTGCGATAGCTTACTTGCCTGCTGTGCCTCCTCGGCCGCTACccacacaggtcagacagacataGTTTACGTGTAGTGCAACTAGTTTTCACAGCAGTATATTCAGGGATTAAAAAAGGCTATGCACTGCTCTCCACAGACATCAGCACCTCACACTGGGCTTCGTGTGGAGGCGGAGGCTGCACCAGGAGCTGCGGCGGGGCTcgccaccaccgccgccgccaccaccactgccgccgccaccacctcGCCCCAGCAGATCCCCCAGCAGCCCAATTTCGCCGACTTCAGTCAGTTTCAGGCCTTCGCTGCTTCTGAACAGCCTTCCAGTCTGCCGGAGGTCGACAAACACAGTGAGGCAGGACCGGTAAGTTGTTACCATGACTCGTGTGTCTCTATTCCCTAGGTTACTGTTCACTCATGGTAAATATCTTGACAAATTATCTTTTGTGTCCACAGGTGGAAAAGGCCCCAGAGGGAGCTGGTCCTTTGAGAACAGTGAAGAGTGATGGCCAAGTAGATGAGAGAGCATCAGCTTCTGTCAACTCTGTACGTTAACATCTGCTGCATACCCCTGTATTACACTACAGACGATCTAATCTCTGATGAAAATTATTACACTCAACTAAgtggaactaaaaaaaaaaaaatagaaatgaaaatacAGGTCATGTCTGTAGTATTCAAACAGATATCCAGACTTTCAACCTCCTTGTTAATACATTTACAACAACTGAAATCTTCTTTGAAAACAgttaaaaatacacagaggaGAATTTATGTCAGTTTGCGTTTTCTTTTCCTATCAGGCCAAAGGTGCGTCCGGTCCAATAGCTCCTCCCCCTAAACCTGTGCGTCGGAGGTTGAAATCTGAAGACGAGCTCAGACCGGAGGACGAGCAGCACGGTCCGCAGAAATCAAACGTCATAGCTGCTGTGCTGTCCACTCAGCCCTCCATCCCCAGGTAGGACACTGtattaaagctgttttcagacatgagctcTGGGAAATGTCCGCAAAAGTGGGTCTGCCTATTTTTCCAAATGTCCTTTCGcatatgaagaatgcagcaggagattgcagacattccctctctcacaaacaacccctctggaaaatttctggaaaatgtccgggcgTCAGTGCTTGTCTGATCAAGACATTGGAAGtagttattttcatttgtatcgcgttaaaacaaaaagtgtgtgtgtatcctttGTGATCTCAGGTCAGTAGGAAAGGACAAAAAGGCTATTCAAGCTTCAATCAGAAGAAATAAGGAGACAAACACAGTGTTGGCGCGACTCAACAGTGAACTGCAGCAACAGTTGAAGGTACGGTGGGCGCACACTCAGATGTTTACTGTCCaactctttcctcctctggcaCAAACAGCCATAACTCATAACTCGTCACGTTTCAggacctgctggaggagaggatATCTCTGGAggtgcagctggagcagctcaGACCTTTCTCTCACCTTTAGAGGCCGTCGTTCATCTGAAGCGAGGCCGCAGGCCTCGGTGTGACTCCCCCCCGccatcctcccctcccttccctccttccatcaTCCCTGCTTCCCCTGCCGCAGGGTGCTGCGTTAAAACTCAAATCACACACTTATCAATCGTGAACCAGAAGGACCTGAGGGCACAGTCTTAACCGAGCGGGAGGAGGCGACGGGAGGCGTGTAGGGATTTTACAAACTGGCACTTTTCAATCTTCTCCGTAGAGAGGGCGAAGGAAGGTGAGGACGACGGCGAACCGAGAAACGGTTCGTTCGGAGGAAGCGGACATGATGCTGCGAAAACTGCTGGTGTCTGATTACTTAACTCTCTGAATGACTGAAGAGGAAAAGGCAGAGTGTGCGTTCCCACGTGTCcgtgtgactgtttgtgtctttgtgttcctGTTCAGTGACTTTCTTGAGGCTAGCGTCAGTATGTTTGTTCTCTCTTTGGGTACAGCCACGCCCAATTAATAATCGGGCATATTTAAAGACGAGAGTCAACATTTTGGGAACGTGCTAAAATGCTCTCTCTGAGAGTGAAATGAGAACTACAGAGAATAAATCTGTAGTTAGTCTGGCTCAGCGTAAAGATTGAAAGTAGAGGGGAAACGGCCTGTCTGGCTCCCCAAAGCTCAAAAATGCACctctaaaaatattttaaatcaataatttgtgtttttttggggtgttcCATACTAAAACTATGTCATCTAAAGTTGAATAAATGTAGTCCCAACAAGTCGAACTATTCCTTCATTTGTCTTCTTGCTTATTGGTTCAAGTTCTCTCCGATTTGCCAAGAATGAGCATTTATAGCGGTGCAACAATCACGTAATAAAACTTTTCTGCGCTTAATATCATCAAAGATCATTTGTCCTGCTCAACATTTGCTCGCCAATGTTTTAAAGACACATTCAAAATAGGTCGCAGAATCATGCTACGGCAGAACCAAGAAATgcaaaatttactttttttttctgactggaGTTTGGTTGTGGTTTGTCTCCCCAACGAACATATTGTGAGGCCTCTGGtcaggacctgtgtgtgtgtgtgtgtgtttgtgatgtcttTAATGGCTAAATCATCATGGTGaaggcttttcctttttctttttttttttactcatcccGTGACATGAATTCAGCCCACGTCCGTCGTCTTACTGCCctttgacgtgtgtgtgtgtgtgtgtgtgtgtgtgtgtgtgtgtgtgtgtgtgtgtgtgtgtgtgtgtgtgtgtgtgtgtgtgtgtgtgtgtgtgtgtgtgtgtgtgtgtgtgtgtgtgtgtgtgtgtgtgtgtgtgtgtgtgtgtgtgtgtgtgtgtgtgtgtgtgtgtgtgtgtgtgtgtgagtgagagaacgAATGCTTCGTCTGCTGTCCTTCTCTTCACGTTACAGTGTTCGATGTGACTGAATGGTGTACCTTTAATGCCAAATGACTGAACCGTCACTGCTCTTCTTCTCGCCTGTACTTCGACTGTGGTTGGGTTTttctaaagaagaagaaaaaaatacaacttcgGTTTCCTTcctacaggttttttttttcctttaacataGCTGTCGCCCGACATTTCAGCTCTCCTTAAAACCTCTTATTCCTGACGTTATTCCCAGTCGTTATCTTCACATGaagggtttgtaggttgttggcctttttgttggtttttcagGAGGAGACATTTATGAAGAATTGCTGATCAAGAAGACGTTTTCCTGTGATTTTTCTCCAAACCAGTGGTGCAGACAGAGTCGATACTGATGTTTGAAAATTCAACTGTTTTCCAACTGGGCAGTCGACACTATGCaagtacggggggggggggatccatcTCCACAGACCAACCATACTTAGCTGTTTGAACTATGATAGTAGCAACCGTGTGAACAGTTTACTctgattctcttttttttaatgttttttttttttgttgtatcatagatcttccagaaaaaaacccatctactgtatgtttgtgattcatttgaacgcctttttgtttttgtactgaCAAGCagtcgtctccccccccccagctccagAGAGAAGTAAACTCCagatcagtgttttgtttttgttttttaatcatctgaAACCTGAAAGATGAAGCTTAACAGGACGACAGGCGGAGACCAGTCGACAGAACGGGAGACCTGAATGACCCAACAGCACTTTGAACTCAACTCCCCTTATTTCTGTTGAACTTTGAAtttgtcccccctcccccctttgctttcttttaacctgcatattgttgtttt
This sequence is a window from Scophthalmus maximus strain ysfricsl-2021 chromosome 18, ASM2237912v1, whole genome shotgun sequence. Protein-coding genes within it:
- the reps1 gene encoding ralBP1-associated Eps domain-containing protein 1 isoform X1, with amino-acid sequence MESLTLSDVEQKYYSDLFAYCDTDNTKKVASNGRVLDLFRAAQLPSEVVLQITELCGATRLGHFGRSQFYIALKLIAIAQSGLPLRVESLNSVKDLPLPRFVVGKNEAEARHVALYQDTDSQGLYPASAAAVMPRPPGRGLQNKKAPPPSTSLPVHEVVQPLAASVEPQPEPTSPVVSPDQSPPTSPPSWRKHKRQHSGGNVDRPPVVAAAGAVWTQFREPQTAPVSAEGMWASHSPPPPGQESWVSFTADTPPSSTLPGMHPSSVQESTTIRTVASAAMTNEIQRQSSGYDDPWKITDEQRQYYINQFKTIQPDLTGFIPGSAAKEFFTKSKLPILELSHIWELSDFDKDGALTLDEFCAAFHLVVARKNGYDLPEKLPESLMPKLIDLDDSAEVPEQTADVGYSGSPVEVTPNKSPSMPSLNQAWQEMNPNNEQWETFSERSSSSQTLTQFDSNIAPADPDTAIVHPVPIRMTPSKIHMQEMELKRTGSGERETFDNNHPTSPLLTKPPELDEEAKLPASMKFVAANTVGEGYSSSDSFTSDPEPITRQRSQSGTSPEPLKVVAPPPPPPRPHPTHSRSSSLDMNRTFAATSAAGQAQASAIAYLPAVPPRPLPTQTSAPHTGLRVEAEAAPGAAAGLATTAAATTTAAATTSPQQIPQQPNFADFSQFQAFAASEQPSSLPEVDKHSEAGPVEKAPEGAGPLRTVKSDGQVDERASASVNSAKGASGPIAPPPKPVRRRLKSEDELRPEDEQHGPQKSNVIAAVLSTQPSIPRSVGKDKKAIQASIRRNKETNTVLARLNSELQQQLKDLLEERISLEVQLEQLRPFSHL
- the reps1 gene encoding ralBP1-associated Eps domain-containing protein 1 isoform X3, with the translated sequence MESLTLSDVEQKYYSDLFAYCDTDNTKKVASNGRVLDLFRAAQLPSEVVLQITELCGATRLGHFGRSQFYIALKLIAIAQSGLPLRVESLNSVKDLPLPRFVVGKNEAEARHVALYQDTDSQGLYPASAAAVMPRPPGRGLQNKKAPPPSTSLPVHEVVQPLAASVEPQPEPTSPVVSPDQSPPTSPPSWRKHKRQHSGGNVDRPPVVAAAGAVWTQFREPQTAPVSAEGMWASHSPPPPGQESWVSFTADTPPSSTLPGMHPSSVQESTTIRTVASAAMTNEIQRQSSGYDDPWKITDEQRQYYINQFKTIQPDLTGFIPGSAAKEFFTKSKLPILELSHIWELSDFDKDGALTLDEFCAAFHLVVARKNGYDLPEKLPESLMPKLIDLDDSAEVPEQTADVGYSGSPVEVTPNKSPSMPSLNQAWQEMNPNNEDTAIVHPVPIRMTPSKIHMQEMELKRTGSGERETFDNNHPTSPLLTKPPELDEEAKLPASMKFVAANTVGEGYSSSDSFTSDPEPITRQRSQSGTSPEPLKVVAPPPPPPRPHPTHSRSSSLDMNRTFAATSAAGQAQASAIAYLPAVPPRPLPTQTSAPHTGLRVEAEAAPGAAAGLATTAAATTTAAATTSPQQIPQQPNFADFSQFQAFAASEQPSSLPEVDKHSEAGPVEKAPEGAGPLRTVKSDGQVDERASASVNSAKGASGPIAPPPKPVRRRLKSEDELRPEDEQHGPQKSNVIAAVLSTQPSIPRSVGKDKKAIQASIRRNKETNTVLARLNSELQQQLKDLLEERISLEVQLEQLRPFSHL
- the reps1 gene encoding ralBP1-associated Eps domain-containing protein 1 isoform X4; protein product: MESLTLSDVEQKYYSDLFAYCDTDNTKKVASNGRVLDLFRAAQLPSEVVLQITELCGATRLGHFGRSQFYIALKLIAIAQSGLPLRVESLNSVKDLPLPRFVVGKNEAEARHVALYQDTDSQGLYPASAAAVMPRPPGRGLQNKKAPPPSTSLPVHEVVQPLAASVEPQPEPTSPVVSPDQSPPTSPPSWRKHKRQHSGGNVDRPPVVAAAGAVWTQFREPQTAPVSAEGMWASHSPPPPGQESWVSFTADTPPSSTLPGMHPSSVQESTTIRTVASAAMTNEIQRQSSGYDDPWKITDEQRQYYINQFKTIQPDLTGFIPGSAAKEFFTKSKLPILELSHIWELSDFDKDGALTLDEFCAAFHLVVARKNGYDLPEKLPESLMPKLIDLDDSAEVPEQTADVGYSGSPVEVTPNKSPSMPSLNQAWQEMNPNNEDTAIVHPVPIRMTPSKIHMQEMELKRTGSDNNHPTSPLLTKPPELDEEAKLPASMKFVAANTVGEGYSSSDSFTSDPEPITRQRSQSGTSPEPLKVVAPPPPPPRPHPTHSRSSSLDMNRTFAATSAAGQAQASAIAYLPAVPPRPLPTQTSAPHTGLRVEAEAAPGAAAGLATTAAATTTAAATTSPQQIPQQPNFADFSQFQAFAASEQPSSLPEVDKHSEAGPVEKAPEGAGPLRTVKSDGQVDERASASVNSAKGASGPIAPPPKPVRRRLKSEDELRPEDEQHGPQKSNVIAAVLSTQPSIPRSVGKDKKAIQASIRRNKETNTVLARLNSELQQQLKDLLEERISLEVQLEQLRPFSHL